In Glycine max cultivar Williams 82 chromosome 4, Glycine_max_v4.0, whole genome shotgun sequence, the genomic stretch tttttagggTTGCACTGGCCAAGACTGCATTAGGCTATTTATCTAGATACTATAATGCCTTAAAAGAAAGGCACATAATCTTGTTAAGATTTGGATCTAgattgattatttttgttttgttgtggaGGTCTGATGCCTACCATTAACCCTGTTTTCCAGAACAATttccatttatttataaattgaatGAATAATTTCATCCTAGTTCTTGCTTTCttggtttacttttttttactaacccAGCATTGGTCTGTTTTCtcttcaaaaaaacaaaaattgttgttttgttaattttcccTTCTGGTTAGCTTTTGTCTTGAATGATAAGGTCATAATATTATCTTTTCATAGTTTTGTTTTCTCACTAATGTTTCCTGTCAATCATGAAAGATGTATATGCAAGAACAATTCTTCAAAGACCAGATCAAAATCATTCATGATTCAAGGGATGCAAAGGAAGAAGATTTTGAGAAGATGCAACAGGAAGAGCGTGAGAAGGTGAAGCAGTCAAGTAGTACTGGTCATGTGAATGCTGAGGAATATAGACTCAAGTATGTAATTGTCATTCCTTCCATTGGACTATTGATATATTCACATCTGAAGCCAATTTaatctaaataaattttgtgaaattattatgtaggtgattttaaattgaattgttGAAGgacattttattcttaaaaactaATTTCACGTAGCTGTAAAAAGctaggttaattttttaaagagtaaGAATTATGTACATGTGCTGAAAAATTATTGCCTGTTTTGTGTGTGTACAATAATGGCTGAGGTTTGAACTTGTAACTTTGTGCAAACTATTCAAACCCCTGGCCGACCACAGTaggtttaaaaaattattatctagttATTTGGATGgtggtatttatatttttgaatggCTTTTGTGTGAATTTGAATTCTCTGGATGAAGGGTGGAAGAGTATCTGAAATTTGTTGAGGTCCAAGATAAAGAAATGGAGAACTTTGTTGCTGAAAAGGAGAAACTGTTGCATGCTCATGGCATGGGTTATGCTGCAATGAAGCGGAGGCATTGGGAGGAAGAAGTTCAGTATGAGCAGAAGTTTGATGAGGAACTCGCCAACCTCATGGAAAAGTACTCCCCGTTGGAGAAGTTCAATGGTATCTAATGGTAGGGTCTTTTGCACAGACTCATACAAACAGATAAACACAGCCAAATAGGTAGAGAAAATAGAGACATCAGCTTTCTAGAGATCGAGACTTTTACTAAATTCAGtatgtcattttcttttctttagtaCTTGTTGGCATTTGGTACATGACTGGATATAGAAAAccttgttaaaattttaaatggtgGTGCATGTGGTTCGAATGACTAGAAATTTTACAAATAGAAATTTTACAATTGGGAGTTGCTATGCCCCGATGAATGATTGATGCATTGTGAGTTTGAATATCTTTAGCCAGGGGATTTTACAGTTTGAGTATGTTTGAAAGTTCTTTAAGAATCAACCACtgataaatatttgattgcaCTATTGATAATCTTTTGAAGATAGTTGGGCGCCAAGGTGATACCCAAACTAACAGCCAGAGGATCCACTATTGATAAAGGAGGCATGTAGCGTTTGGTTAACTATTTTTTGGGGATTTATAtacagtttttaaaaatatgtttttgtcattaattattttttaaaatacttaaaataagtattctttttttaatgaaaatgtaCCACTCCGGCCAAGTTATTGCCCAATTCGGGGTAGTTTGCCGGTGCGGCTCAAGATTAGGAGCATGCAGAATAAGGGGATATGTTTGGATTATGACCTATGAGTGacttaattttaagatttaacTTTTGATgagtgtattttaaaaaatgcagattttttgttgttcattcacgtgattaatttttaactaagaaAATCGTCCTGTTGGTGGTAGACATGCATACTCCTCAGTGAGTACTCATTAGCTCTGCAAATTAcccctaaaaaatgaaaaaaattgtcgATTCCCACCAAACCCCAGCGAgatctttcttttttcaatgcagaaaataaacttggacgaaaataacaagaaaaattttgGAAATCCAAAGCAGCTCAAGTCAGAGCAATTCTCCTGATTCTTGCTGAAGCCCAGCCATATTATGGGAAATGCCTGTTAAAGAGGGAAGGGAAACTATGAGATAAATGTGATAAGAATTCATCCAATAGCTTAAATTGATTCAAGAACAACACAAGCATCTTCAAGTTGCTTCATCAATGAATCGAATTTTTCTGCCCGTGTGagaaaatttcaaccaaaaacatatttgtacCCATCAAAATGTGTTTGACCAACTCAAACCGTATTTCTAACCAGGCCAACGTGAACACATACTTCTTTCTCCTCAACAAGGTCATAGACAATTAGGCATAAATTGTTTTGAACAGCATATATCAGCCGTGTGATAATTTGAGTATACATTAACAATGGCACATTATCGCTATATATTCAATGATCATATAAATGTTTGTTCaatgaaataatttatctattacTAATTAGTTTAGTATACTCAGTTTATGAAGTGATGATCTATACAAGTATTTCTCATcctaatgaaagaaaaattaaattcttgggGGGTTGGGTCAACAAATGTCTATAGGATGTGTCTTCACAATAATAACATATCCAAGATTAAGCTAAAACTCTGCGGGTTCTTTAACTTGTTGATCCAATGTTTGTAGTGTACTGTAAATAATGCTTCTTTGGGGGTGGGAACAGTCTCCAACCACAAAAATGTTATTTGTTCTCTCAACTTCAATCCAGCTGCATCCAGCTGGTTTTTTCAAATCTTTGTTCCTCATCATTCTTCTAACTTTCATTACCCCATCCAATCTAGCATCTGCTGCGTACAAATTTGATAATACAATGTAGTTTCCTATATCGTCAGCTTCAATTTTGAAGAGTTGGTTTGCTACAATACGCCCCAATTCTACTTCATGATGGGTTTTGCAGGCACCAAGCAATGTCCCCAAAAGATTAGCATTAGATTCAATTGGCAAACTGGTCAAAAGAGAGTATGCTTCACTAATGCGACCACCTCGAGCTAGGAGATCCACCACACAAGCATACTGTTCCACAGTTGGTTTCATACCATGAAGTTTCTCTGTTGAATAAAATATCTTCAGTCCTTCATCTACTCGGCCAGCATGACTGCAAGCAGATAATATGGAAGTAAAGATAATATGATCTGGCTGGATCCCCGACTTGAGCATATGAGAAAAAATCCAAAGTGCCTCTTCACTCATGCCATGCATAGCATACCCACCAATCATAGCAGTAAACATAACCAGATCCTTCTCAGCACTCAATTGAAATATCTTATATGCACGACCTATGATGCCACATTAGGCATATGCATCTAAGAGGGCAGCTTCAAGGTGAAGATCCTTAAAACAGGACCGAATAATATACCCGTGCATACTGGAAGGAGGCTCATGATAGTCACTGTGTCGGACTTCATCCCTCGAGCTTGTAACTCATAGCACAATCCAAGAGCTTGTTCAGGACAATCATTTTCTGCATATACTCGAACCATGAGATTCCGTGTGGTAAGGTCAGTCTCTGACATCCCACTAAATATCATATGTGCATCATGATGTGATCCTAAACCTACATAACCAGATATCAGTGAATTGCATGTGACCAGGTTCCTTTTTTCTGATAGATTCTGAAACATTTTGTTAGCATACTCCATGTTTCCACATTTGGAATATGCATCAAGTATTGCATTCCCAACTGTTGGTGCAGCATCACTTAATAAAGATCCAGTTCTAATTGAATAGCTATGTATTTCTTTAACCTTTTCTATTCTCAAAAGAGAGGCACACAAACGGATTATGGTCAATATTGTAACTGAGTCAGGCATAGTTCCGAGTTTAAGCATACAGTCTAACAAGCTGAGAAATCTAGAATGATGCCTCTTCTCTCCAAAGACATCAAATATAGAATTCCATGAAATCAAATCTTTCCTGGATATCATAGAAAAAGTATGATATGCTTCTTCTGTATAGCCACATTTTGCATAGAAACTAACTAAAGCATTTACAACAGCTGtatcataaaaaaggaaaggatgTCTGAAAATATACGCATGGATTAGTTTCTCTGCCTTCAAGTTTTTCAATTGCACACAAGCTGGAAGTATGCTGACCATAGTCACAGAATCTGGCAATAATGTCTCTAGAGATACTAAACTACCAAACAGGTACAGTGCTTTTAACCATTCACCATTTGATGTATATCCTGCAAAAATAGCATTCCAAGTGACCAAATCCCTTGCATCCGTGGTCCAAAACAAAACTTCTGCTTCCCTCGTCTGTCCAACTTTTAGGTAGAAGCTAATCAAAGCATTACGGACAGAAACATCAGCTGACAATTCAGGCCACTGCAGCACATAAGAATGGATCTGCCTTCCACAACGGTACACAACACTCTTATCATATGAAGCACAAAGAGGAAGAATATTTGCAACGGTCGCATAATTCGGCCGTGTAGGTCCTTTCACCATTGAACTGAACAGCAAGACCGCATCCTCCACTAACCCATTTTCAGCCAAGCCCGCGATCATTGCATTCCACGAAACAACATCTTTGTGAGCAATATTATCAAAGACAGCATATGCATCGTGAGACACCAGCCCACACTTTGCATACATTGACACAAGAGCATTTCCACCAAGCATGTCTTGTCCAAAACCAGACTTGATAATATAACCATGCACACACTTTCCAGCATCCAGGTCACCCAAATGAGCACAAACAGGAAGGACACAGGCAACGGTAACAGAATTTGGCATAGCCTCTCCGCTCAAATGCATCATCCTAAACACCCTCATCACATCATCATCACATTTGTTAGACCCTGAAAACCCAGACAAAACAATATTCCAAACAACAGGATCACAGTGACTGAGCTGATCAAACAGCTGGAGGCACTCGTGAAGCATGCCACACTTGGCATACATGTTGAGCAACCCTTTATTGGTAACATGGCAAGAAACGTGGCCTTGTTTAACAACATAACTATGCAGAGTTCTACCCCAAAAGGGCAGAACAAGACTTGAAAAATTGCAGCAAGGACAGTGTGATCTGGTTTGAAAGCTTCATAACCCTTTAAGCAGTGGTGGAAAAGGGACAAGGCTTCACTGTGTCTTGCTTCTAAACACAAACTCCTGATGACGGAACCCCATGTCTTGAAATCGCGTCCAAGCATGGTTTAACGTTAGACTAGCGCGTGAAAACAGAAAGATGTGGTGAAAGCTACGAAAAGCTCAACACTTGAGCTTTCTAGCTCCTCCTTCTTGTAcggaaaaagaagaaggaatataATGTTTGTTAACATTTTCACAAACAGTGGGCGTGCTACGTGAGAAAGTGACAGTTATGAACTAACGAGAAGATTCTGGCGGCGCGTGTGGCTGAGTTTTTGTGTACTCAGAACATATGGATCGCCGCCGTTTACGAAGGTTTCTTCGCCGGGAAAGTGACCGTCGGCAGAAGCACCACCGGAATGGACTgagtttagttttaaattaaagttggAAGCGGCACATACGTCTCAGACACTCTCGTTACGGCTAGTGCTCTCAATGTTATGAATTATCTTccattattttctgttttcagtctttgtatttttttagccttttatttatttatttcattgatATTAGTATTTGAAAGGggctaaaaataaacaaaaattaagggagactaattataaaaaaaatgaaaaaaataaagagtaaaaaagaactaaaaacacAATATCTAAGATTAAGATATGCCATGTAGCTTAATAAATGtgaataattcttaaaaataatttcatttaaaaatgacTTTTGAATGCtcttattttaatcttaaaaattttaatttttttatcactatgAAATTAATGTGAAATATTCATCAGTTTTATTGATgactaatttttattgaaaaatttaactGATCATCTTTAGTTGAGTCTCTTTCTTcacattttttctcttaaaaataatctaatttaaagatcatttaaatttataattataaaaggaGATAAATATTAAGCAATGAAACAACAACACCAAAGGGACAAAATGATTGCAATACttaaaatttagtattttttggtacattagaaaataattacataaattagTTTAATAACATAGATAGGTttttttagactaaaatataagaataatcTCTTATCttactttttggttttaaattaatttcctaatttttaaaagttctaAATGGTTCATTCCTTATTTAATTCATAACAAATTAGtcattttgaaaaaatgattattttttatttttgaacacaattttgaatcttttttatgaattatgaaatttatttcattagattCATTTAcgtgaaaattatataaattaactaatgtttgaaaaaaaaaatgtcataaatatagtaaaaattacataaaaaatgagtctcataaataataaaaaagtgtgacattaaatttttagatatttgattaattaaaagacttactttttatgtatttttcatcTTAGGATAATTTTTTGTTGGCATATGTACGAAAGTTTGGTGGTAAACATAATTTGATATGTATAACTCTATTTTATAGACCAACATTCCCTTT encodes the following:
- the LOC100802395 gene encoding putative pentatricopeptide repeat-containing protein At5g08490, whose translation is MLGRDFKTWGSVIRSLCLEARHSEALSLFHHCLKGYEAFKPDHTVLAAIFQVLFCPFGVELCIVMLLNKATFLAMLPIKGCSTWSNKCDDDVMRVFRMMHLSGEAMPNSVTVACVLPVCAHLGDLDAGKCVHGYIIKSGFGQDMLGGNALVSMYAKCGLVSHDAYAVFDNIAHKDVVSWNAMIAGLAENGLVEDAVLLFSSMVKGPTRPNYATVANILPLCASYDKSVVYRCGRQIHSYVLQWPELSADVSVRNALISFYLKVGQTREAEVLFWTTDARDLVTWNAIFAGYTSNGEWLKALYLFGSLVSLETLLPDSVTMVSILPACVQLKNLKAEKLIHAYIFRHPFLFYDTAVVNALVSFYAKCGYTEEAYHTFSMISRKDLISWNSIFDVFGEKRHHSRFLSLLDCMLKLGTMPDSVTILTIIRLCASLLRIEKVKEIHSYSIRTGSLLSDAAPTVGNAILDAYSKCGNMEYANKMFQNLSEKRNLVTCNSLISGYVGLGSHHDAHMIFSGMSETDLTTRNLMVRVYAENDCPEQALGLCYELQARGMKSDTVTIMSLLPVCTGRAYKIFQLSAEKDLVMFTAMIGGYAMHGMSEEALWIFSHMLKSGIQPDHIIFTSILSACSHAGRVDEGLKIFYSTEKLHGMKPTVEQYACVVDLLARGGRISEAYSLLTSLPIESNANLLGTLLGACKTHHEVELGRIVANQLFKIEADDIGNYIVLSNLYAADARLDGVMKVRRMMRNKDLKKPAGCSWIEVERTNNIFVVGDCSHPQRSIIYSTLQTLDQQVKEPAEF